A genome region from Dickeya dadantii NCPPB 898 includes the following:
- a CDS encoding RnfH family protein — MPEIRVEVVYALPERQYLRSLTLEEGSTAEQAIQASGLLALRPDIDLGINKIGIFSRPAKLTDVLSDGDRVEIYRPLLADPKELRRQRAERSKNKAR, encoded by the coding sequence GTGCCTGAAATTCGTGTCGAAGTGGTCTACGCGTTGCCGGAGCGCCAGTACTTGCGATCGCTGACGCTGGAAGAAGGGAGTACAGCGGAGCAGGCTATTCAGGCTTCCGGCTTGCTGGCCCTGCGCCCGGATATCGATCTTGGCATCAATAAAATCGGCATTTTTAGCCGCCCGGCGAAACTGACCGATGTGCTCAGCGATGGTGATCGGGTGGAAATTTATCGGCCGTTACTGGCGGATCCCAAGGAGTTACGCCGTCAGCGCGCGGAACGTTCAAAAAATAAGGCACGGTAA
- the bamE gene encoding outer membrane protein assembly factor BamE, producing MRCKTLTVVAAVVVVMLTAGCSTLERVVYRPDINQGNYLAPADVAKIRNGMTKQQVIYTLGTPMLQDPFGSDTWYYVFRQQPGHEAVKQQTLTLTFNSQGVLANVDNKPTLQTQ from the coding sequence ATGCGCTGTAAAACGCTGACTGTCGTCGCCGCGGTGGTTGTTGTTATGTTGACTGCCGGTTGTTCCACATTGGAACGTGTAGTCTATCGGCCTGACATCAATCAGGGGAACTATCTGGCACCCGCTGACGTTGCCAAGATCCGTAACGGAATGACCAAACAACAGGTTATCTACACGTTGGGCACTCCCATGCTGCAGGATCCGTTTGGATCAGACACCTGGTACTATGTCTTCCGTCAGCAACCGGGGCACGAAGCCGTGAAACAGCAAACACTGACTCTGACCTTCAACAGTCAGGGCGTGTTGGCTAATGTGGACAACAAGCCCACGTTGCAGACGCAGTAA
- the recN gene encoding DNA repair protein RecN has protein sequence MLAQLTISNFAIVRELEIDFQAGMSVITGETGAGKSIAIDALGLCLGNRSDASMVRPGASRADICARFSLADTPAALRWLEHNQLDDNNECLLRRVISADGRSRAFINGTAVPLSQLRELGQHLIQLHGQHAHQLLLKPEHQRHLLDAYADESQLLSAMRQIWQQWHQSCRELAQLQQATIEREARRELLQYQLKELNEFAPQSGEYEQIDVEYKRLANSGQLMSLSQQTLQILSESEDQNLLSMLHSARHQLSELVSLDEKLSGVFSMLEEAGIQISEASDELRHYCDSMDLDPIRLYELEQRLSRQLTLARKHHVTPEELPAFHQQLLQEQQQLEQQESDHETLNRAVQEFHQQALHVAEQLHARRSQHANELAELITTNMHELAMPHGHFTIDVTFTPDSLTANGADHIEFCVTTNPGQPHQPLIKVASGGELSRIALIIQVITARKMDTPALIFDEVDVGISGPTAAIVGKMLRQLGQSTQVMCVTHLPQVAGCGHHHYFVSKHTDGAATETLMQPLGKRERLQELARLLGGSAVTKNTLANARELLAA, from the coding sequence ATGCTGGCGCAACTCACAATCAGTAACTTCGCCATTGTGCGCGAACTGGAAATTGATTTTCAGGCAGGGATGAGCGTCATTACCGGCGAGACCGGGGCGGGAAAATCCATTGCTATTGACGCCCTTGGCCTCTGTCTCGGCAATCGCTCCGACGCCAGCATGGTTCGCCCCGGCGCCAGCCGCGCCGACATCTGCGCCCGCTTTTCGCTGGCGGACACCCCGGCCGCGTTGCGCTGGCTCGAACACAACCAGCTTGATGACAACAATGAATGCCTGCTGCGCCGGGTTATCAGCGCCGACGGCCGCTCCCGCGCCTTTATCAACGGCACGGCGGTGCCGCTGTCGCAACTGCGTGAACTGGGCCAGCATCTGATTCAGCTTCATGGGCAGCATGCCCACCAGTTGCTGCTCAAGCCGGAACATCAACGCCATCTGCTGGATGCCTATGCCGATGAATCGCAACTGCTCAGCGCCATGCGCCAGATCTGGCAGCAGTGGCATCAAAGCTGCCGCGAACTGGCGCAGCTCCAGCAAGCCACCATCGAGCGGGAAGCGCGCCGGGAATTGCTGCAATATCAGCTCAAAGAGCTGAACGAATTTGCGCCCCAGTCGGGCGAGTACGAGCAGATTGACGTCGAATACAAGCGGCTCGCCAACAGCGGACAACTGATGTCCCTCAGCCAGCAGACGTTGCAGATTCTCAGCGAAAGCGAAGATCAAAACCTGCTGAGCATGCTGCACAGCGCCAGACACCAACTTTCAGAACTGGTGAGCCTGGATGAAAAACTCTCCGGCGTGTTTTCCATGCTGGAAGAAGCCGGCATCCAGATCAGCGAGGCCAGCGACGAACTGCGCCATTACTGTGACAGTATGGATCTGGACCCAATCCGACTGTACGAACTGGAACAGCGCCTGTCGCGTCAGTTAACGCTGGCGCGTAAGCATCACGTGACGCCGGAAGAACTTCCCGCGTTTCATCAGCAGTTATTGCAGGAACAACAACAGCTGGAGCAGCAGGAAAGCGATCATGAAACGCTGAATCGCGCGGTGCAAGAGTTCCACCAGCAAGCCCTACATGTGGCCGAACAACTTCACGCCCGACGCAGTCAGCACGCCAATGAACTGGCGGAGTTAATCACCACCAATATGCATGAACTGGCGATGCCGCACGGCCATTTCACGATTGATGTGACCTTCACGCCGGATTCGCTGACCGCCAACGGCGCCGACCACATTGAGTTCTGCGTCACTACCAACCCCGGCCAGCCGCATCAGCCGCTGATCAAAGTGGCGTCGGGCGGTGAACTGTCTCGTATCGCGCTAATTATTCAGGTTATTACCGCCCGCAAGATGGACACCCCAGCCCTGATTTTCGACGAAGTGGATGTCGGTATCAGCGGCCCGACCGCGGCGATTGTCGGCAAGATGCTGCGTCAGCTTGGGCAATCCACTCAGGTGATGTGCGTCACCCATCTGCCGCAGGTAGCAGGATGCGGCCATCACCACTACTTTGTCAGCAAGCACACTGACGGCGCTGCGACCGAAACGCTGATGCAGCCATTGGGTAAACGCGAGCGTCTGCAGGAACTGGCGCGCCTGCTCGGCGGTTCGGCCGTCACCAAAAACACGCTGGCAAACGCCAGAGAATTGCTGGCGGCATAG
- the nadK gene encoding NAD(+) kinase codes for MNRSFNCIGIVGHPRHPNALTTHEMLYHWLRAQGYRVVIEQQIARELQLTDAATGSLSEIGQQADLAVVVGGDGNMLGAARVLSRYDINVIGVNRGNLGFLTDLDPDHTQQQLSEVLAGRYIREQRFMLEAQVCRANHPNSSSTAINEVVLHPGKVAHMIEFEVYIDDRFAFSQRSDGLIISTPTGSTAYSLSGGGPILTPSLDAIALVPMFPHTLSARPLVINSSSSIRLKFSHITQDLEISCDSQISLPVQEGEEVLIQRSQYHLNLIHPENYSYFNTLSSKLGWSKKLF; via the coding sequence ATGAACAGATCGTTTAACTGCATTGGCATTGTCGGTCACCCGCGTCATCCAAATGCCCTGACCACCCACGAAATGCTGTATCACTGGCTGCGCGCACAGGGTTACCGCGTGGTGATCGAGCAGCAGATCGCCCGCGAGTTGCAGCTAACGGACGCCGCCACCGGCAGCCTGTCGGAAATCGGTCAGCAGGCGGACCTGGCGGTGGTGGTCGGCGGCGACGGCAACATGCTGGGCGCGGCGCGGGTGCTGTCGCGCTACGATATCAACGTCATTGGCGTCAACCGCGGCAATCTCGGTTTCCTTACCGACCTCGATCCGGATCATACCCAGCAACAGCTAAGCGAAGTGCTGGCCGGGCGTTACATCCGCGAACAGCGTTTTATGCTGGAAGCACAGGTGTGCCGCGCTAATCACCCCAACAGCAGCAGCACCGCCATCAACGAGGTGGTGCTGCACCCGGGCAAAGTAGCGCACATGATTGAATTTGAAGTCTATATTGACGATAGATTCGCGTTCTCCCAGCGCTCCGACGGTCTGATCATCTCTACGCCTACCGGCTCCACCGCCTATTCGCTATCCGGCGGCGGTCCGATCCTAACCCCTTCGCTGGATGCGATCGCGCTGGTGCCGATGTTTCCGCACACCTTGTCGGCGCGGCCGCTGGTGATAAACAGCAGCAGTTCTATCCGGCTGAAGTTTTCCCACATCACCCAGGACCTGGAAATCAGCTGCGACAGCCAGATTTCGCTGCCGGTACAGGAGGGCGAAGAGGTGCTAATCCAGCGCAGCCAGTATCATCTGAACCTAATACATCCTGAAAATTACAGTTACTTCAATACATTAAGCAGCAAGCTCGGCTGGTCGAAAAAATTATTCTGA
- the grpE gene encoding nucleotide exchange factor GrpE — protein sequence MSSKEQKSPDEQVLDQKGAAEGQQTDAVPETTDVADPRDERIAELEAQLNDAQQRERESALRARAEMENIRRRAELDVEKAHKFALEKFAGEMLPVIDNLERALEMADKSNEALSGMIEGVELTLKAMLSAVNKFGIEVVADVNVPFNPEIHQAMTLLESADHAPNHVMMVMQKGYTLNGRLLRPAMVAVSKAKE from the coding sequence ATGAGTAGTAAAGAACAGAAGTCGCCTGACGAGCAAGTCTTGGATCAAAAGGGAGCAGCGGAAGGTCAGCAAACGGATGCCGTGCCTGAGACGACAGATGTCGCTGACCCGCGTGATGAGCGTATCGCAGAATTGGAAGCTCAGCTGAACGATGCTCAGCAGCGTGAACGTGAAAGCGCGCTGCGCGCCCGCGCCGAAATGGAGAACATTCGCCGCCGTGCCGAGCTGGATGTGGAAAAAGCACATAAATTTGCCCTGGAGAAGTTTGCGGGCGAAATGTTGCCGGTGATCGACAATCTGGAGCGTGCGCTGGAGATGGCGGACAAATCCAATGAAGCACTGTCGGGCATGATTGAAGGGGTCGAGCTGACGCTGAAAGCGATGCTTTCCGCCGTGAACAAGTTCGGTATTGAGGTAGTGGCGGATGTGAACGTGCCGTTTAATCCGGAAATTCATCAGGCCATGACCCTGCTTGAATCCGCCGATCACGCGCCGAACCATGTCATGATGGTGATGCAGAAGGGTTATACCCTGAATGGTCGTTTGTTGCGCCCGGCGATGGTTGCGGTGTCCAAAGCTAAGGAATAA
- a CDS encoding Nramp family divalent metal transporter, with protein sequence MPGSRVVESVSRTSRKLKLSLMGPAFIAAIGYIDPGNFATNIQSGAAYGYQLLWVVVWANLMAMLIQLLSAKLGIATGKNLAEHIRDRFPRPAVWAYWVQAEIIAMATDLAEFIGAAIGFKLLLGVSLLEGAILTGIATFLILTLQQRGQKPLEMVIGGLLLFVAAAYIVELIFSRPELASLAKGMVVPSLPNSDAVLLAAGVLGATIMPHVIYLHSSLTQQQSNITRAERYSATKVDVAVAMTIAGFVNLAMMATAAAAFHFSGNTSIAELDQAYLTLKPLLGQAAATIFGLSLVVAGLSSTVVGTLAGQVVMQGFVRFHIPLWVRRVVTMLPSFIVILSGMNPTRVLVLSQVLLSFGIALALIPLLVFTGNRELMGCLVNSRRVQNIGKVIVCMVIALNLYLVLDTLLG encoded by the coding sequence ATGCCGGGGAGTCGTGTAGTGGAGTCAGTCAGCCGTACGTCAAGGAAGCTCAAGCTTTCACTGATGGGGCCGGCCTTTATCGCGGCGATCGGGTATATCGATCCCGGTAATTTCGCCACCAATATTCAGTCGGGCGCCGCCTACGGATATCAGTTGCTGTGGGTGGTGGTGTGGGCCAACCTGATGGCGATGTTGATTCAATTACTCTCCGCCAAACTGGGGATCGCCACCGGCAAGAATCTGGCGGAGCATATTCGCGATCGCTTTCCGAGACCCGCGGTCTGGGCCTACTGGGTGCAAGCCGAAATCATCGCTATGGCGACCGACCTGGCGGAGTTCATCGGCGCGGCGATCGGCTTTAAGTTATTGCTTGGCGTGTCGTTGCTGGAAGGCGCGATTCTCACCGGGATTGCCACTTTTCTGATTCTGACGTTGCAACAACGCGGGCAAAAACCGCTGGAGATGGTGATCGGCGGGTTGTTGCTGTTCGTGGCGGCGGCCTATATCGTCGAGCTGATTTTCTCTCGCCCGGAGCTGGCATCGCTGGCGAAAGGCATGGTGGTGCCGAGCCTGCCCAATTCCGACGCGGTGCTGCTGGCCGCCGGCGTGCTGGGTGCGACTATTATGCCGCACGTGATTTACCTGCATTCGTCGCTGACGCAGCAACAAAGCAACATCACCCGTGCCGAGCGCTATTCCGCCACTAAGGTGGATGTCGCGGTGGCGATGACTATCGCCGGGTTTGTGAATCTGGCGATGATGGCGACGGCGGCGGCGGCGTTTCACTTCAGCGGCAACACGTCGATTGCCGAGCTGGATCAGGCGTATCTGACGCTGAAGCCCTTGCTGGGTCAGGCGGCGGCGACGATTTTCGGTTTGAGTCTGGTGGTGGCGGGGCTGTCTTCCACAGTGGTGGGGACGCTGGCCGGCCAGGTGGTGATGCAAGGGTTTGTGCGCTTCCATATTCCGCTGTGGGTTCGCCGCGTCGTGACCATGCTGCCGTCTTTTATCGTCATTCTGTCCGGGATGAATCCCACCCGGGTGTTGGTGTTAAGCCAGGTGCTGTTGAGTTTCGGTATTGCGCTGGCGTTGATTCCGCTGCTGGTTTTTACCGGCAACCGCGAACTGATGGGGTGCCTGGTGAACAGCCGCCGGGTACAGAATATTGGTAAAGTGATCGTCTGTATGGTGATCGCGCTCAATCTGTATCTGGTGCTGGATACGCTGCTGGGTTAA
- the nudK gene encoding GDP-mannose pyrophosphatase NudK yields the protein MSSPITILDKQLLSDHWFVLHKYVFDLKRKNGGIVRQMREVYDRGNGAAILLYNRVRGTVVLTRQFRMPTYLNGNESGMLLEACAGLLDDQSPEQCIRNEAIEETGYQIGEVEKLFEAYMSPGGITELVHFFAAEYDDSQRKTNGGGVDDEDIEVLELPFNNALAMIKDGRIRDGKTIMLLQHAQINGWFANVR from the coding sequence ATGTCGTCGCCCATTACTATCCTTGATAAGCAATTGTTATCCGATCACTGGTTCGTGCTGCATAAATATGTGTTCGATTTGAAACGTAAGAATGGCGGCATCGTGCGCCAGATGCGGGAAGTGTATGACCGTGGCAACGGCGCCGCGATCCTGCTTTACAACCGTGTCCGGGGAACCGTTGTACTGACAAGACAGTTCAGGATGCCGACGTACCTGAATGGCAATGAAAGCGGGATGCTGCTGGAAGCGTGCGCCGGTTTGCTGGATGATCAGTCGCCGGAACAGTGCATTCGTAATGAGGCGATCGAAGAAACCGGCTACCAGATAGGCGAAGTGGAGAAGTTGTTTGAAGCCTACATGTCGCCGGGCGGTATCACCGAGCTGGTGCACTTTTTTGCCGCGGAATATGACGATTCACAGCGTAAAACCAACGGCGGCGGCGTGGACGATGAAGATATCGAAGTGCTGGAACTGCCGTTTAACAATGCGCTGGCGATGATCAAGGACGGGCGTATCCGTGATGGTAAAACCATCATGCTGCTGCAGCATGCGCAAATTAACGGCTGGTTCGCCAACGTGCGCTAA
- the tal gene encoding transaldolase translates to MNQLDALKQFTVVVADSGDIESIRHFSPQDATTNPSLILKAASLPVYQPLFADALAYAHQQGGSRETLLINAGDRLAVNIGAEVLKSIPGRISTEVDARLSFDRGMCVAKARKLVTMYEEKDVHRSRILIKLAATWEGIRAAEELEKEGINCNLTLLFSFAQARACAEAGVYLISPFVGRIYDWYQARQPSADYDAEQDPGVLSVRRIYEYYKQHRYRTIVMGASFRKVEQILALAGCDRLTIAPPLLEQLKNSTTPVERILSPSTEGFHQPAPLSETEFRWQHNQDPMAVEKLSEGIRLFAADQQKLEDLLAARL, encoded by the coding sequence ATGAACCAACTAGACGCATTGAAACAATTCACCGTGGTAGTGGCAGACAGCGGCGATATCGAATCTATTCGCCACTTTTCACCGCAGGACGCCACCACCAACCCATCCCTGATTCTAAAAGCCGCCAGCCTGCCGGTTTATCAGCCGCTGTTTGCCGATGCGCTGGCTTACGCCCACCAGCAGGGCGGGTCCAGAGAAACCCTGCTCATTAACGCCGGCGACCGTCTGGCGGTCAATATCGGCGCCGAAGTGCTGAAAAGTATTCCCGGACGGATTTCCACCGAAGTGGACGCCCGTTTGTCGTTCGATCGCGGAATGTGTGTGGCTAAAGCGCGCAAACTGGTGACGATGTACGAGGAAAAGGACGTACATCGCTCGCGAATTCTGATCAAGCTGGCGGCTACCTGGGAAGGGATCCGCGCCGCCGAAGAACTGGAAAAGGAAGGGATTAACTGCAACCTGACGCTGCTGTTTTCGTTTGCACAGGCCCGCGCCTGCGCCGAAGCCGGCGTCTATCTGATTTCGCCGTTTGTCGGCCGCATCTACGACTGGTATCAGGCCAGACAACCCTCCGCCGACTACGATGCCGAACAGGATCCGGGCGTGCTGTCGGTGCGGCGTATTTACGAGTACTACAAACAGCATCGCTATCGCACCATCGTGATGGGCGCCAGCTTCCGCAAGGTGGAACAGATTCTGGCGCTGGCCGGGTGCGATCGCCTGACTATTGCCCCGCCGTTACTGGAACAGTTGAAAAACAGCACCACGCCAGTGGAACGCATTCTCAGCCCGTCAACCGAAGGCTTCCATCAGCCGGCGCCGCTGTCGGAAACCGAATTCCGCTGGCAGCATAATCAGGATCCGATGGCGGTGGAGAAACTGTCCGAAGGCATCCGTCTGTTTGCCGCCGACCAGCAAAAACTGGAAGATCTGCTGGCCGCCCGGTTGTAA
- the maeB gene encoding NADP-dependent oxaloacetate-decarboxylating malate dehydrogenase, with protein MDEQLKQSALDFHQYPVPGKIQVSPTKPLATQRDLALAYSPGVAAPCLEIAEDPLAAYKYTARGNLVAVISNGTAVLGLGNIGALAGKPVMEGKGVLFKKFSGVDVFDIEVDEQDPDKLIDVIAALEPTFGGINLEDIKAPECFYIEQKLRERMKIPVFHDDQHGTAIICTAAVLNGLRVVEKQISDVRLVVSGAGAASIACLNLLVALGLKHENIVVCDSRGVIYKGREANMAETKAAYAIDDNGSRSLADAIPNADIFLGCSGPGVLTQDMVKTMAPRPLIMALANPEPEILPPLVKEVRPDAIVCTGRSDYPNQVNNVLCFPFIFRGALDVGATTINEEMKLACVHAIADLALAEQSEVVASAYGDQDLSFGPEYLIPKPFDPRLIIKIAPAVAKAAMESGVATRPIENFDDYIEKLTQFVYKTNLFMKPIFAQARTQPKRVVLAEGEDPRVLHATQELVSLGLAFPVLIGRPGVIEKRIQKLGLQIAIGKDFEVVNNESDPRFKAYWTEYFEMMKRRGVSQEQAQRDMRGNPTLIGSIMVHRGEADAMICGTVGNYEEHFGVVEKVFGYRDGVHVAGAMNALLLPSGNTFIADTYVNPDPTPEQLAEITLMAARTVRRFGIEPKVALLSHSSFGTSDSPTAKKMRATLALVNQLAPELQIDGEMHGDAALVEAIRREQMPNSPLKGAANILIMPNMEAARISYNLLRVSSSEGVTVGPVLMGVAKPVHILTPIASVRRIVNMVALAVVEAQTELL; from the coding sequence ATGGATGAACAACTGAAGCAAAGCGCACTGGACTTCCATCAATATCCGGTGCCGGGAAAAATCCAGGTCTCCCCGACCAAACCGCTGGCCACGCAGCGCGACCTGGCGCTGGCCTATTCCCCGGGCGTTGCTGCGCCTTGTCTGGAAATAGCTGAAGACCCGCTGGCGGCTTACAAATATACCGCGCGCGGCAATCTGGTGGCGGTGATCTCCAACGGTACCGCGGTGCTGGGGCTGGGCAACATCGGCGCGCTGGCCGGCAAGCCGGTGATGGAAGGCAAAGGGGTGCTGTTCAAGAAGTTCTCCGGCGTCGATGTGTTCGATATCGAAGTGGACGAGCAGGATCCGGACAAGCTGATCGACGTGATCGCGGCGCTGGAGCCCACTTTCGGCGGCATCAACCTGGAAGATATCAAGGCGCCCGAGTGCTTCTACATCGAGCAGAAGCTGCGTGAGCGCATGAAGATTCCGGTATTCCACGACGATCAGCACGGCACAGCTATCATCTGTACCGCGGCGGTGCTTAACGGCCTGCGCGTGGTGGAAAAACAGATTTCCGACGTCCGGCTGGTGGTGTCCGGCGCGGGCGCGGCATCCATCGCCTGCCTGAACCTGCTGGTGGCGCTGGGTCTGAAACATGAAAACATTGTGGTGTGCGACTCTCGCGGCGTGATCTACAAAGGCCGTGAAGCCAACATGGCGGAAACCAAAGCGGCTTACGCTATCGATGATAACGGCAGTCGTTCGCTGGCCGATGCCATCCCGAACGCAGATATTTTCCTCGGCTGTTCCGGTCCGGGCGTGTTGACGCAGGATATGGTGAAAACCATGGCGCCGCGTCCGCTGATCATGGCGCTGGCTAACCCGGAGCCGGAAATTCTGCCGCCGCTGGTGAAAGAAGTGCGCCCGGACGCCATCGTGTGCACCGGTCGTTCCGACTATCCGAACCAGGTCAACAACGTACTGTGTTTCCCGTTCATCTTCCGCGGCGCGCTGGATGTGGGCGCGACCACCATCAATGAAGAGATGAAGCTGGCCTGCGTGCACGCCATTGCCGATCTGGCGCTGGCGGAGCAGAGCGAAGTGGTGGCGTCCGCCTACGGCGATCAGGATCTCTCCTTCGGGCCGGAATACCTGATTCCCAAACCGTTCGATCCGCGCTTGATCATCAAGATCGCGCCGGCGGTGGCGAAAGCGGCGATGGAGTCCGGCGTGGCGACCCGTCCGATTGAAAACTTCGACGATTACATCGAGAAACTGACGCAGTTCGTCTATAAAACCAACCTGTTCATGAAGCCCATCTTCGCTCAGGCCCGCACCCAGCCGAAACGCGTGGTGCTGGCGGAAGGGGAAGACCCGCGCGTGCTGCATGCCACGCAGGAGCTGGTGTCGCTGGGGCTGGCGTTTCCGGTGCTGATCGGCCGTCCGGGCGTGATCGAAAAACGCATCCAGAAGCTGGGCTTGCAGATCGCCATCGGCAAGGATTTCGAGGTGGTGAACAACGAATCCGACCCGCGTTTCAAAGCCTACTGGACCGAATATTTCGAGATGATGAAACGCCGCGGCGTGTCTCAGGAGCAGGCGCAGCGCGACATGCGCGGCAACCCGACGCTGATCGGTTCCATAATGGTTCATCGCGGCGAAGCGGATGCGATGATCTGCGGTACGGTCGGTAACTATGAAGAGCACTTCGGCGTGGTGGAGAAGGTGTTCGGCTACCGTGACGGCGTGCATGTGGCGGGGGCGATGAACGCGCTGCTGCTGCCGAGCGGCAACACCTTTATCGCCGATACCTACGTCAATCCGGACCCGACGCCGGAACAGCTGGCGGAAATCACCCTGATGGCGGCCCGCACCGTGCGCCGTTTCGGGATCGAACCGAAGGTGGCGCTGCTGTCGCATTCCAGCTTCGGCACCTCTGATTCGCCGACGGCGAAGAAAATGCGCGCCACGCTGGCACTGGTGAACCAACTGGCGCCGGAACTGCAGATCGACGGCGAAATGCACGGCGACGCCGCGCTGGTGGAAGCCATCCGTCGTGAGCAGATGCCGAACAGCCCGCTGAAAGGCGCCGCCAACATCCTGATCATGCCGAACATGGAAGCCGCCCGCATCAGTTACAACCTGCTGCGCGTCTCTTCTTCTGAAGGCGTGACCGTCGGGCCGGTACTGATGGGCGTTGCCAAACCGGTGCACATCCTGACGCCGATCGCCTCCGTGCGCCGTATCGTCAACATGGTCGCGCTGGCGGTGGTGGAAGCGCAGACCGAATTGCTATAA
- a CDS encoding YaiI/YqxD family protein, with translation MTAIWVDADACPNVIKDVLYRAADRTATRLTLVANQSIKTPPSPHIHSLRVAAGFDVADNEIVRRVQPGDLVITADIPLAAEVLEKHAIALNPRGERYTPDTIRERLTMRDFMDTLRASGVQTGGPATLSQRERQQFANELEKWLRQQA, from the coding sequence ATGACCGCCATCTGGGTAGACGCCGACGCCTGTCCCAATGTGATTAAAGACGTACTCTACCGCGCCGCCGATCGCACCGCGACCCGCCTGACGCTGGTCGCCAACCAGTCGATCAAAACGCCGCCTTCGCCGCACATCCACAGTTTGCGCGTCGCCGCCGGATTCGATGTAGCGGATAACGAAATCGTGCGCCGCGTTCAGCCGGGCGATCTGGTGATCACCGCGGATATCCCGCTGGCGGCCGAGGTGCTGGAAAAACACGCGATCGCGCTCAACCCACGCGGCGAACGCTACACGCCGGATACCATCCGCGAGCGGCTGACGATGCGGGATTTCATGGATACACTGCGCGCCAGCGGAGTACAAACCGGCGGCCCGGCTACGCTAAGCCAGCGCGAACGCCAGCAGTTCGCCAACGAGCTGGAGAAGTGGCTGCGCCAGCAGGCGTAA
- the hemF gene encoding oxygen-dependent coproporphyrinogen oxidase, translating into MSSPDINAIKHFLLTLQDDLCRQLELTDGSATFIEDAWQHASGGGGRSRVLRQGRVFEQAGVNFSHVSGASLPPSASTHRPELAGRSFQAMGVSLVMHPLNPYVPTSHANIRFFIAEKPGEPAVWWFGGGFDLTPYYGFEEDAIHWHQTAFDLCKPFGDDVYPRYKQWCDDYFFLKHRNEARGVGGLFFDDLNAPDFDTSFAFMRAVGEGFRHAYLPIVNRRKDIPWGERERQFQLYRRGRYVEFNLVWDRGTLFGLQSGGRTESILMSLPPLVRWEYQYQPEPDSPEAALYRDFLPARDWLGLNTPSGAHK; encoded by the coding sequence ATGAGCTCACCTGACATCAACGCGATCAAGCATTTTCTGCTCACGTTACAGGACGACCTGTGCCGGCAGTTGGAACTGACCGATGGCTCCGCCACGTTTATCGAAGACGCCTGGCAGCATGCTTCCGGCGGCGGCGGACGCAGCCGCGTGCTGCGTCAGGGACGGGTATTTGAGCAGGCTGGAGTGAATTTCTCTCACGTTTCCGGCGCTTCGCTGCCGCCGTCGGCCAGCACCCACCGCCCGGAACTGGCCGGACGCAGTTTTCAGGCGATGGGCGTTTCGCTGGTGATGCACCCGCTGAACCCATATGTACCGACCAGCCACGCCAACATCCGCTTCTTCATCGCCGAAAAACCGGGCGAACCGGCGGTATGGTGGTTCGGCGGCGGTTTCGATCTCACCCCGTACTACGGTTTTGAGGAAGACGCCATCCACTGGCATCAGACCGCGTTCGATTTGTGTAAACCGTTCGGCGACGACGTCTACCCGCGTTACAAGCAATGGTGCGACGACTACTTCTTCCTCAAACACCGCAACGAAGCGCGCGGTGTCGGCGGCCTGTTCTTCGACGACCTCAACGCACCGGACTTCGACACCAGCTTTGCCTTCATGCGCGCGGTGGGCGAAGGTTTCCGGCACGCTTATTTGCCGATCGTCAATCGCCGCAAAGACATTCCGTGGGGCGAGCGGGAGCGCCAGTTCCAGCTTTATCGTCGCGGGCGCTATGTGGAATTCAACCTGGTGTGGGACCGGGGCACGCTGTTCGGCCTGCAAAGCGGCGGGCGCACCGAGTCGATCCTGATGTCGCTGCCGCCGCTGGTGCGCTGGGAATACCAGTACCAACCAGAGCCGGACAGCCCGGAAGCGGCGCTGTACCGCGACTTCCTGCCCGCCCGTGACTGGCTGGGCCTGAATACGCCGTCGGGAGCACACAAATGA